The proteins below come from a single Drosophila teissieri strain GT53w chromosome 3L, Prin_Dtei_1.1, whole genome shotgun sequence genomic window:
- the LOC122618014 gene encoding E3 ubiquitin ligase complex SCF subunit scon-3 has product MSTIAPESACVQLQTNDGEIHTVSIRCALQMCPVRNMILLERQQNMYTNDVIPLSRVDAKNLRFIIKWWTSVQDLKENVGTMGKKQLIQLLTEENASHEFLLQVILAANYLQMEDLLQATTHLLADALNECESVEEIRKKFFCNAD; this is encoded by the coding sequence ATGTCGACCATTGCCCCGGAATCAGCATGTGTTCAACTTCAGACCAACGATGGAGAGATTCATACAGTGAGCATTCGCTGTGCTCTACAGATGTGCCCCGTGCGCAATATGATATTGCTGGAGAGACAGCAGAATATGTACACCAATGATGTTATCCCTCTATCGAGAGTCGATGCCAAAAACCTCAGATTTATAATCAAGTGGTGGACATCTGTGCAGGATCTGAAAGAAAATGTAGGGACTATGGGCAAAAAACAGCTAATACAGTTGCTAACGGAGGAAAATGCCAGCCATGAGTTTCTGTTGCAAGTCATCCTTGCCGCAAACTACCTTCAGATGGAGGATTTGTTGCAGGCCACCACTCACCTCCTGGCAGATGCTTTGAATGAATGTGAAAGTGTCGAGGAGATacgtaaaaagtttttttgtaaTGCAGATTAA
- the LOC122618010 gene encoding phosphatase and actin regulator 2 isoform X10, with the protein MMGYIMGCACFKEPRKDKTDAQQQHGGNGTISTPNIEQPTCQGSMLPPPGGGGHHQVDGSGKMERPNTLAGANKLTRRGVNICYHNEHMYGEDGKMVGGPPGSTPPPYPGGKLPPGVMLSELPEPPIPLSEIGPIPPPPMFSTPSPTLIAGRPHGPGAVNDQDYQQDYDYDDNDPDQDELDSDDEYAPYGGNHVRMMDTQRVEEIPAKEPKPNAVPLKSALKKKGGMQPASASTPVTPTQEHGAGSAATAAAMANSNGGIGSMAAAAAAAAQQSANQRPLVVRQDAAGNNYSLNRQQMFNIQLPCTVENKENARPFVIRESSSDSDESDGHIVYRDEDNDNTRLAKLARKESLSLKLQLRPDKQDLINRNILHQVNDNEIKESKEAIGARLIRRLSMRPTAEELVERNILKTQSPAEEKKQKEEKKSYLLRKLSFRPTVEELKEKKIIRFNDYIEVTQAHDYDRRADKPWTRLTPKDKAAIRKELNEFKSSEMAVHEGSRHLTRFHRP; encoded by the exons AACCAAGAAAAGACAAGACTgatgcacaacaacaacacggaGGCAATGGCACAATATCCACGCCCAACATCGAGCAGCCCACCTGCCAGGGCTCGATGCTGCCGCCCCccggaggcggtggccatcACCAGGTGGACGGCAGTGGCAAGATGGAGCGGCCCAACACGCTCGCCGGCGCCAATAAGCTGACCCGTCGCGGGGTCAACATCTGCTACCACAACGAGCACATGT ATGGCGAAGATGGAAAAATGGTGGGTGGTCCGCCGGGCAGCACTCCGCCGCCCTATCCGGGTGGCAAACTACCGCCGGGCGTAATGCTCAGCGAACTGCCGGAGCCGCCGATACCGCTGTCGGAGATCGGACCGATCCCACCGCCCCCGATGTTCTCCACTCCGAGTCCCACGCTCATCGCCGGACGACCGCACGGGCCAGGCGCCGTCAACGATCAGGATTACCAGCAGGACTACGACTACGATG ATAACGATCCCGATCAGGATGAGCTTGACTCGGACGATGAGTACGCCCCGTATGGCGGCAACCATGTGCGCATGATGGACACGCAGCGCGTCGAGGAAATTCCAGCCAAAGAGCCCAAACCAAATGCAGTTCCTCTCAAGTCGGCGCTGAAGAAGAAGGGCGGCATGCAGcccgcctccgcctccacgCCGGTCACGCCCACCCAGGAGCATGGAGCGGGAAGCGCGGCAACGGCGGCGGCCATGGCCAACAGCAATGGCGGCATTGGTTCGATGGCggcagctgccgcagcagcGGCCCAACAATCCGCCAACCAACGACCGCTGGTCGTTCGCCAGGATGCAGCGGGCAACAACTATTCGCTCAA CAGGCAGCAAATGTTCAACATCCAATTGCCGTGCACCGTGGAGAACAAGGAGAACGCCCGGCCCTTTGTGATACGCGAAAGCAGCAGCGATAGTGACGAGAGCGATGGCCATATCGTCTACCGGGACGAGGACAACGACAACACCCGGCTGGCCAAGCTGGCCCGCAAGGAGTCGCTGTCCCtgaagctgcagctgcggccGGACAAGCAGGACCTGATCAATCGCAACATCCTGCACCAGGTCAACGACAACGAGATCAAGGAGTCCAAGGAGGCGATCGGGGCACGCCTCATCCGCCGCCTGTCCATGCGACCCACGGCCGAGGAGCTGGTCGAGCGCAACATCTTGAAAA CTCAATCACCCGCCGaggagaagaagcagaaggaggagaagaagtCGTATCTGTTGCGCAAACTCAGCTTTCGGCCGACCGTCGAGGAGCTGAAGGAGAAGAAGATCATCCGGTTCAACGACTACATCGAGGTCACGCAGGCCCACGACTACGATCGGCGGGCGGACAAGCCGTGGACAAGACTGACGCCAAAGGACAAGGCCGCCATTCGCAAGGAGCTGAACGAGTTCAAGTCCTCCGAAATGGCCGTCCACGAGGGCAGTCGGCATTTGACGAG ATTCCATAGGCCATGA
- the LOC122618010 gene encoding phosphatase and actin regulator 4 isoform X9 produces the protein MMGYIMGCACFKEPRKDKTDAQQQHGGNGTISTPNIEQPTCQGSMLPPPGGGGHHQVDGSGKMERPNTLAGANKLTRRGVNICYHNEHMYGEDGKMVGGPPGSTPPPYPGGKLPPGVMLSELPEPPIPLSEIGPIPPPPMFSTPSPTLIAGRPHGPGAVNDQDYQQDYDYDDNDPDQDELDSDDEYAPYGGNHVRMMDTQRVEEIPAKEPKPNAVPLKSALKKKGGMQPASASTPVTPTQEHGAGSAATAAAMANSNGGIGSMAAAAAAAAQQSANQRPLVVRQDAAGNNYSLKPILRPRIRLCRQQMFNIQLPCTVENKENARPFVIRESSSDSDESDGHIVYRDEDNDNTRLAKLARKESLSLKLQLRPDKQDLINRNILHQVNDNEIKESKEAIGARLIRRLSMRPTAEELVERNILKTQSPAEEKKQKEEKKSYLLRKLSFRPTVEELKEKKIIRFNDYIEVTQAHDYDRRADKPWTRLTPKDKAAIRKELNEFKSSEMAVHEGSRHLTRFHRP, from the exons AACCAAGAAAAGACAAGACTgatgcacaacaacaacacggaGGCAATGGCACAATATCCACGCCCAACATCGAGCAGCCCACCTGCCAGGGCTCGATGCTGCCGCCCCccggaggcggtggccatcACCAGGTGGACGGCAGTGGCAAGATGGAGCGGCCCAACACGCTCGCCGGCGCCAATAAGCTGACCCGTCGCGGGGTCAACATCTGCTACCACAACGAGCACATGT ATGGCGAAGATGGAAAAATGGTGGGTGGTCCGCCGGGCAGCACTCCGCCGCCCTATCCGGGTGGCAAACTACCGCCGGGCGTAATGCTCAGCGAACTGCCGGAGCCGCCGATACCGCTGTCGGAGATCGGACCGATCCCACCGCCCCCGATGTTCTCCACTCCGAGTCCCACGCTCATCGCCGGACGACCGCACGGGCCAGGCGCCGTCAACGATCAGGATTACCAGCAGGACTACGACTACGATG ATAACGATCCCGATCAGGATGAGCTTGACTCGGACGATGAGTACGCCCCGTATGGCGGCAACCATGTGCGCATGATGGACACGCAGCGCGTCGAGGAAATTCCAGCCAAAGAGCCCAAACCAAATGCAGTTCCTCTCAAGTCGGCGCTGAAGAAGAAGGGCGGCATGCAGcccgcctccgcctccacgCCGGTCACGCCCACCCAGGAGCATGGAGCGGGAAGCGCGGCAACGGCGGCGGCCATGGCCAACAGCAATGGCGGCATTGGTTCGATGGCggcagctgccgcagcagcGGCCCAACAATCCGCCAACCAACGACCGCTGGTCGTTCGCCAGGATGCAGCGGGCAACAACTATTCGCTCAA GCCAATACTACGACCACGGATTAGACTATG CAGGCAGCAAATGTTCAACATCCAATTGCCGTGCACCGTGGAGAACAAGGAGAACGCCCGGCCCTTTGTGATACGCGAAAGCAGCAGCGATAGTGACGAGAGCGATGGCCATATCGTCTACCGGGACGAGGACAACGACAACACCCGGCTGGCCAAGCTGGCCCGCAAGGAGTCGCTGTCCCtgaagctgcagctgcggccGGACAAGCAGGACCTGATCAATCGCAACATCCTGCACCAGGTCAACGACAACGAGATCAAGGAGTCCAAGGAGGCGATCGGGGCACGCCTCATCCGCCGCCTGTCCATGCGACCCACGGCCGAGGAGCTGGTCGAGCGCAACATCTTGAAAA CTCAATCACCCGCCGaggagaagaagcagaaggaggagaagaagtCGTATCTGTTGCGCAAACTCAGCTTTCGGCCGACCGTCGAGGAGCTGAAGGAGAAGAAGATCATCCGGTTCAACGACTACATCGAGGTCACGCAGGCCCACGACTACGATCGGCGGGCGGACAAGCCGTGGACAAGACTGACGCCAAAGGACAAGGCCGCCATTCGCAAGGAGCTGAACGAGTTCAAGTCCTCCGAAATGGCCGTCCACGAGGGCAGTCGGCATTTGACGAG ATTCCATAGGCCATGA